Genomic window (Alteromonas pelagimontana):
TGTGAGTGAAAAGTATTTTGGGTATTATAACGCGAATTCGTTATTGCTTCTGCAACAATACTACGTCTGAATCAACGAACTGGACTTTATAGTCCCAAGTCTTGCCGATATAGTTAAATGTGGCTTCGCTAAAGAAGCTTACATGCGTCATATCATTCTTATAGTGCCAGGTTTTAAACTTCTCTTTGCTTAGTACACGTTTGGTCATAATGGCTAGCCAGCTTCCAGGTTTCAATAGTTTGTCGAATAGTGCAATTTCCCTTGCTGGTTGGTGGAAATGTTCCATGGCTTCCGAACAACTAATAAAATCGTACTGCAGAGAAAGAGGTGCGGTATCAGGGTAAAAATATGGATCGTAAAGATTAACGCTATGACCACTTTTTTCAAGGATCCGGCGGAGCAGAGGAGCAGGGCCGCAGCCAAAATCCATTCCCAGGCACCGACGGTTATCCAGAACTTCTAGCAAGGGCATCGCCAGGCGCATCAAAAAACGGCGATAGCCTGCATCCTCTAGGTGGTTTTCATGAAGACGATACTCTTGCTCTTCTTGATAGCGAGTGGGTAGGGCTTCAGGACTTACAAAGACTAATTCACATCTGCCACATTGAAAGTATTGTCTGCGTTTATCTTGATGATAGAAAGTGGAAGATGAGTGGCAAAGCGGGCAGAACATGGGATAAGGCTCTATGAGAATATTAGTAATACAGTAAACTTGCTACGTTTGGATTTAAAAAAAAGGTGATGGCCGAAACCATCACCTTTATTGTTAGAGTGTCAAATGACACATCTCCCGTTTTTACACCTCAATGTGCAGCGCGCTGTCCTTTGCTTCGTTGCTCCCCTTATTATTCTTTTTCACAGAGCGAGAAATAATTTTTGTTTTAGGTCTTCCTGACGCTTTATCCGCTCATCCAATTTTATTATTGTTATATAGCTTGGACCGTTTCAATATCGGCTACCAAAACTAATGCAGTAGCATACACCTTTCCTGCGGAATTACAACTTTTTATGTAACATTTATTTAACAACCAATACAATTTGATTAGACTTAGTGTAATCCTGCTATGTAATTGGAAAGAACTTCGATGTCATTGTCGGTGAGCTTTTTCGCAATATCCCGCATCATGCCATTCATATCGTTATTACGATCACCGGCTCTGAATGCCTTAAGCTGAGCAGCAACGTACGCGGGATGCTGGCCACTTATATCAGGGAAACCTGCCAGGTCCATGCCGTTACCGTTAGGGCCGTGACAAGCGATACATGCTGTTACACCACGCTCGTTGTCACCGCCACGGTACAGAGATTCACCGGGTTCAATAAATTGTTCGGGAGTTTCCCCTGGCTTTTCCGTCTGACTGGAAAAATAAGCGGCTAAATCGAGCATATCTTCTTCTGAAAGGGGAGCTGCCATGCCATTCATTATGGGGCTGTTACGTCCTTCCTCTCCGCCAGTTTCGGCTGCCAGCTTGAAGTCTTTAAGCTGTTTTACAATATAATTCGGGTGTTGATCTGCTAATTTAGGATTCGCATCAATCATGCTATTTCCATCAGGACCATGACAGGCTGCACAAACAGTTGACTTCGCTTTACCGGCTTCAGGATCACCAGCAGCAACAGCTGAAGCAGAAAGCCCTAAAGACATACACATCAACAAACAGAGTTTTTTCATAATTTATCTCTACAATGGATCCAATGGCTTGCGCGATTTACGTGATATCATACGTATTTTACACATTTACTGCGCCAGAAAAACCTATTCCATGATAAAACTATGGTTTTACATCCTTTTTCTCATGGCGACGGGCACATAAAATCGTAAGACGCAGTATAGACGGATAATCACCATGACGTATTACACAAAAGCAAAGTTTCTTACCAGCGCACCGGATATCCGTCATCTTGCTGAGGATGACGGTATAGAAGTTGCCTTTGCTGGACGATCCAACGCAGGCAAATCCAGCGCTTTGAATACGCTTACCCGCCAAAGAAGTCTTGCCCGGACGAGCAAGACGCCAGGACGGACGCAGCTCATTAACGTATTTGAGCTTGACGAACGCCGGCGCTTAGTAGATTTGCCCGGCTATGGCTTCGCGCAAGTGCCTATAGAAA
Coding sequences:
- a CDS encoding class I SAM-dependent methyltransferase is translated as MFCPLCHSSSTFYHQDKRRQYFQCGRCELVFVSPEALPTRYQEEQEYRLHENHLEDAGYRRFLMRLAMPLLEVLDNRRCLGMDFGCGPAPLLRRILEKSGHSVNLYDPYFYPDTAPLSLQYDFISCSEAMEHFHQPAREIALFDKLLKPGSWLAIMTKRVLSKEKFKTWHYKNDMTHVSFFSEATFNYIGKTWDYKVQFVDSDVVLLQKQ
- a CDS encoding c-type cytochrome — protein: MKKLCLLMCMSLGLSASAVAAGDPEAGKAKSTVCAACHGPDGNSMIDANPKLADQHPNYIVKQLKDFKLAAETGGEEGRNSPIMNGMAAPLSEEDMLDLAAYFSSQTEKPGETPEQFIEPGESLYRGGDNERGVTACIACHGPNGNGMDLAGFPDISGQHPAYVAAQLKAFRAGDRNNDMNGMMRDIAKKLTDNDIEVLSNYIAGLH